A window from Akkermansia muciniphila encodes these proteins:
- the sufT gene encoding putative Fe-S cluster assembly protein SufT, translated as MLNQVVELKREVTAVQIPSGDVLTLPEGERVYITQILGGSYTVATDHGLARISRENADALGAEAAETSPETAELDENATLEERVWDTLKCVYDPEIPVDIVNLGLIYDVTVIELENGLHHVAVKMTLTAPGCGMGPHLVMEAKDRIEALEGVEAADVEMVWDPPWNQEMVSEEGRMKLGLI; from the coding sequence ATGCTGAACCAGGTAGTAGAACTCAAAAGAGAAGTGACGGCGGTGCAGATCCCCAGCGGGGATGTGCTCACGCTGCCGGAGGGGGAACGCGTGTACATCACCCAGATACTGGGCGGCTCCTATACCGTGGCTACGGACCATGGCCTGGCCCGCATCTCCAGGGAGAATGCGGATGCCCTGGGTGCGGAGGCGGCGGAAACCTCTCCGGAGACAGCCGAGCTGGATGAAAACGCCACCCTTGAAGAACGCGTCTGGGACACGCTGAAATGCGTGTACGATCCGGAAATTCCCGTGGACATCGTCAACCTGGGCCTGATTTACGACGTGACCGTGATTGAACTGGAAAACGGCCTGCATCACGTGGCGGTCAAAATGACCCTGACGGCTCCCGGCTGCGGCATGGGTCCGCATCTGGTGATGGAGGCCAAGGACCGCATTGAAGCGCTGGAAGGCGTGGAAGCCGCGGATGTGGAAATGGTGTGGGACCCACCCTGGAACCAGGAGATGGTCAGTGAGGAAGGCAGGATGAAACTCGGATTGATCTGA